A window of Citrus sinensis cultivar Valencia sweet orange chromosome 7, DVS_A1.0, whole genome shotgun sequence contains these coding sequences:
- the LOC102621428 gene encoding uncharacterized protein LOC102621428: MVDVDRRMTGLNPAHIAGLRRLSARAAAPTTATSLPVRNGLVSFSSLADKVITHLKNSGIRVQPGLSDAEFARAEAEFGFVFPPDLRAILSAGLPLGPGFPDWRATGSARLHLRASLDLPIAAITFQIARNALWSKSWGPRPSDPEKALRVARNALKRAPLLIPIFNHCYIPCNPTLAGNPIFYVDENRIFCCGLDLSDFFERESLFRSTESDPQVLIKQRSVSERTAGSSSNFSRRSLDAGLGSRTPRWVEFWSDAAIDRRRRNSSSSSSSSPERFFDMPRSEIPKWVDDYMGQIGSVLREGGWSEPDIVEIVTVSASGFFEGEMVMLDNQSVLDGLLLKADRLSESLRKSGWSSEEVSDAFGFDFRPEKERKPAKKLSPELVERIGKLAESVSRS, from the coding sequence atggtcgACGTAGACCGGAGAATGACCGGTCTCAACCCGGCTCACATTGCCGGCTTACGCCGTTTATCAGCCCGAGCAGCAGCACCAACTACCGCCACGTCACTCCCAGTCCGCAACGGTCTTGTTTCCTTCTCTTCATTAGCTGATAAAGTCATTACCCATCTAAAAAACTCGGGCATCCGAGTCCAGCCGGGTCTATCCGACGCAGAGTTCGCCAGAGCGGAAGCAGAGTTTGGCTTCGTCTTCCCTCCCGACCTCCGCGCCATCCTCTCCGCCGGCTTGCCTCTTGGTCCCGGCTTCCCCGACTGGCGCGCCACTGGCTCTGCTCGCCTCCACCTCCGCGCTTCTCTTGATCTTCCCATAGCTGCTATTACGTTCCAAATTGCTCGCAACGCTCTTTGGTCCAAATCTTGGGGCCCCAGACCATCTGACCCGGAAAAGGCCTTACGGGTCGCCAGAAATGCGCTTAAGAGAGCCCCGCTCTTGATTCCCATCTTCAACCATTGCTATATTCCTTGCAACCCCACTTTGGCCGGTAATCCCATATTTTACGTTGATGAGAATCGGATTTTCTGTTGCGGTTTGGATCTGTCTGATTTTTTCGAACGTGAATCGTTATTCCGGAGCACTGAATCCGACCCCCAGGTACTTATAAAACAAAGATCCGTAAGTGAGAGAACAGCTGGGTCATCATCGAATTTTTCACGCAGAAGTCTGGATGCGGGTCTCGGGTCTAGGACCCCGAGATGGGTGGAGTTCTGGAGCGACGCGGCAATCGATCGCCGCCGCAGAAACTCGTCGTCTTCCTCTTCTTCGTCGCCGGAGAGGTTCTTTGACATGCCCAGATCCGAAATCCCTAAATGGGTCGATGATTACATGGGTCAAATCGGGTCGGTTTTAAGAGAAGGCGGGTGGAGCGAGCCCGATATTGTGGAAATAGTGACCGTTTCGGCTTCGGGGTTTTTTGAGGGCGAGATGGTTATGTTGGATAATCAATCGGTCTTGGATGGTTTGCTTTTGAAGGCAGATCGGCTTTCGGAGTCTCTTAGAAAATCCGGGTGGAGCTCCGAGGAGGTCTCGGATGCTTTTGGGTTTGATTTTCGACCGGAGAAGGAAAGAAAACCAGCTAAGAAGCTGTCGCCTGAGCTCGTTGAAAGAATTGGGAAACTTGCCGAATCGGTTTCCCGGTCGTAG
- the LOC102577984 gene encoding zeaxanthin epoxidase, chloroplastic gives MVSSMFYNSVNLSTAVFSRTHFPVPVYKHSCIEFSRYDHCINYKFRTGTSGQSKNPTQMKAAVAESPTNNSDSENKKLRILVAGGGIGGLVFALAAKRKGFEVLVFEKDMSAIRGEGQYRGPIQIQSNALAALEAIDLDVAEEVMRAGCVTGDRINGLVDGISGSWYIKFDTFTPAAEKGLPVTRVISRMTLQQILAKAVGDEIILNESNVIDFKDHGDKVSVVLENGQCYAGDLLIGADGIWSKVRKNLFGPQEAIYSGYTCYTGIADFVPADIESVGYRVFLGHKQYFVSSDVGAGKMQWYAFHKEPAGGVDGPEGKKERLLKIFEGWCDNVVDLILATDEEAILRRDIYDRTPIFTWGRGRVTLLGDSVHAMQPNLGQGGCMAIEDGYQLAVELEKACKKSNESKTPIDIVSALKSYERARRLRVAVIHGLARSAAVMASTYKAYLGVGLGPLSFLTKFRIPHPGRVGGRFFIDLAMPLMLSWVLGGNSSKLEGRSPCCKLSDKASDNLRTWFRDDDALERAMNGEWFLVPSGSENVVSQPIYLSGSHENEPYLIGSESHEDFSRTSIVIPSAQVSKMHARISYKDGAFYLIDLQSEHGTYVTDNEGRRYRVSSNFPARFRPSDTIEFGSDKKAIFRVKVMGTPPNNNSERKEAGEILQAV, from the exons ATGGTTTCATCTATGTTCTACAATTCAGTCAATCTTTCAACAGCTGTTTTCTCAAGAACCCACTTCCCAGTTCCTGTATACAAACATTCTTGCATTGAATTTTCACGTTATGATCACTGTATTAACTACAAATTCAGGACCGGAACAAGTGGGCAAAGCAAGAACCCGACACAAATGAAAGCTGCAGTGGCAGAGTCCCCTACTAATAACAGTGACAGTGAAAACAAGAAATTGAGGATTTTGGTGGCTGGTGGTGGGATTGGAGGACTTGTATTTGCTTTGGCTGCTAAAAGGAAAGGATTTGAAGTGCTGGTGTTTGAGAAAGATATGAGTGCTATAAGAGGTGAGGGACAATACAGAGGTCCAATTCAGATACAAAGCAATGCATTGGCTGCTTTGGAAGCTATTGATTTGGATGTTGCTGAGGAAGTTATGAGAGCTGGATGTGTTACCGGTGATAGAATTAATGGTTTGGTTGATGGGATTTCTGGTTCTTG GTACATCAAGTTTGATACTTTCACTCCTGCAGCAGAAAAGGGACTGCCAGTCACAAGAGTAATTAGCCGAATGACTTTGCAACAAATACTAGCTAAAGCGGTTGGGGatgaaatcattttgaatgAAAGTAATGTTATTGATTTTAAGGATCATGGAGATAAG GTCTCCGTAGTGCTTGAGAATGGACAGTGTTATGCTGGTGATCTTCTCATTGGAGCTGATGGAATATGGTCCAAG GTCCGGAAGAATTTATTTGGGCCACAGGAAGCCATCTATTCTGGCTACACTTGTTATACTGGTATTGCAGATTTTGTTCCGGCTGATATTGAGAGTGTTGG GTATCGAGTGTTTCTAGGACACAAACAGTACTTTGTTTCTTCTGATGTGGGGGCTGGAAAAATGCAGTGGTATGCATTTCACAAGGAACCAGCAGGTGGAGTGGATGGCCCCGAAG GTAAAAAGGAAAGGTTGCTGAAAATATTTGAGGGTTGGTGTGATAATGTGGTAGATTTGATACTTGCTACCGATGAAGAAGCAATTCTTCGACGTGACATATATGACCGGACACCCATCTTCACCTGGGGAAGGGGTCGTGTTACTTTGCTTGGGGACTCGGTCCATGCTATGCAGCCAAATTTGGGCCAAGGGGGTTGCATGGCAATTGAG GATGGTTATCAACTTGCAGTAGAGCTTGAGAAAGCCTGTAAAAAAAGCAATGAGTCAAAAACCCCCATTGACATTGTTTCTGCTCTAAAGAG CTATGAGAGAGCTAGGAGACTGCGAGTGGCTGTTATCCATGGACTGGCAAGATCGGCCGCAGTGATGGCTTCAACTTACAAGGCTTATTTAGGTGTTGGACTTGGACCGTTGTCG TTTTTGACAAAGTTCCGGATACCTCATCCAGGAAGAGTAGGTGGTCGATTTTTCATTGACTTAGCAATGCCCTTAATGCTTAGTTGGGTCTTAGGTGGCAACAG CTCAAAACTTGAAGGTAGGTCACCGTGTTGCAAGCTCTCGGACAAG GCAAGTGACAACTTACGAACATGGTTTCGTGACGATGACGCATTGGAGCGTGCTATGAATGGAGA GTGGTTTCTAGTACCATCTGGAAGTGAGAATGTTGTTTCGCAGCCTATTTATTTAAGTGGATCACATGAGAATGAACCCTATTTAATTGG AAGTGAAAGTCACGAGGATTTTTCTCGAACATCGATTGTGATCCCTTCAGCGCAG GTGTCCAAAATGCATGCTCGTATCAGCTATAAAGATGGTGCCTTCTACCTGATTGATTTGCAGAGCGAACATGGAACCTATGTCACAGA CAATGAAGGGCGAAGGTATAGGGTATCTTCAAACTTTCCTGCTCGGTTTCGTCCGTCAGACACTATTGAGTTTGGCTCTGATAAAAAG GCAATTTTTCGGGTGAAGGTGATGGGAACTCCTCCAAATAATAATTCAGAGAGAAAGGAAGCGGGTGAAATTCTTCAGGCAGTGTAA
- the LOC102620854 gene encoding uncharacterized protein LOC102620854: MYLFSEEMKKSGVNNNNNTSAEEHSDTFPSPGAPRGWSSERVPHPTSSSRRHISAASLTPFYSGRALPSKWEDAERWICSPVSGYGLGLTNKNSLHSQFQRRPKSKSGPIVPPPPRMHNSIYSPSTGMQVLDGGRVKNFVAGSPFSTGVLVADRISGNFYGQGFLLHNGSYAARSRTSNVPGSGWSDLASDDSSPSSQDEKLDDIPDAEAVVSRVVSRRDMATQMSPESSTNSSPRGKSSFSPAVRSVAELQNDHPAKLEVREVQIDKGSTTISWSKRHRSRRIKSGFPDVDKFYQNVTGTCAPSLDLSEVAASISKLQREEAKITAWENLQRAKAEAAIRKLEMKLEKERSYSTDKILNKLKLAQMKAQEMRISISAKQGQQLPKTARKAAFFHKHALMSSFRSCFTCHHT, translated from the exons ATGTATTTGTTTTcagaagaaatgaagaaaagtggcgttaacaataataataatacttctGCTGAGGAGCATTCAGATACGTTTCCAAGTCCAGGAGCTCCAAGGGGATGGAGCTCAGAGCGTGTGCCACACCCAACAAGCAGCAGCAGGAGGCACATAAGTGCTGCTTCTTTAACACCGTTTTACAGCGGCAGGGCATTGCCTTCCAAATGGGAAGATGCTGAGAGGTGGATTTGCAGTCCCGTTTCCGGTTACGGTTTGGGTTTGACCAATAAGAATTCATTACATTCTCAATTTCAGAGACGGCCTAAGTCCAAAAGTGGGCCGATTGTGCCACCTCCACCTAGGATGCATAATTCAATCTATTCACCTTCAACTGGAATGCAGGTTCTTGATGGTGGCCGTGTGAAGAATTTCGTGGCAGGTTCTCCCTTTTCGACTGGTGTGCTGGTAGCTGATCGGATTTCTGGCAATTTTTACGGTCAGGGTTTTTTGCTGCACAATGGGAGTTATGCTGCTCGGTCTAGGACTAGTAATGTCCCCGGATCCGGATGGTCAGACTTGGCAAGTGACGACTCTTCTCCAAGCTCTCAAG ATGAGAAGCTTGATGACATTCCGGATGCAGAAGCCGTGGTTTCTCGTGTGGTTTCAAGAAGAGATATGGCAACGCAAATGAGTCCTGAGAGTAGTACCAACTCATCGCCTAGAGGGAAATCTTCATTCTCTCCCGCTGTCCGTTCTGTTGCTGAGTTACAAAATGATCATCCTGCTAAATTGGAAGTTAGAGAAGTGCAGATAGACAAAGGATCCACTACGATTAGCTGGTCCAAAAGACACAGATCTCGAAGAATTAAGAGCGGCTTTCCCGACGTTGACAAATTCTATCAAAACGTAACTGGCACTTGTGCTCCATCTTTGGATCTTTCAGAGGTTGCAGCAAGCATATCAAA GTTGCAAAGAGAAGAAGCAAAGATCACTGCATGGGAGAACTTGCAGAGGGCTAAAGCTGAAGCAGCCATAAGAAAACTCGAG ATGAAGCTGGAGAAGGAGAGATCATACTCTACGGATAAGATCTTAAACAAGCTAAAATTAGCTCAGATGAAAGCACAAGAAATGAGAATCTCAATCTCAGCTAAACAAGGCCAACAACTGCCCAAGACTGCTCGCAAAGCTGCCTTCTTCCATAAGCATGCCCTGATGAGTTCGTTCAGGAGTTGCTTCACTTGCCATCACACTTAG